A stretch of the Erinaceus europaeus chromosome 23, mEriEur2.1, whole genome shotgun sequence genome encodes the following:
- the LOC103127426 gene encoding zinc finger protein 878-like, with translation MAISQCSVTYEDVTVIFTQEEWILLNPSEKKLYRDVLWENYWNFLSVGKLLEEHSTNKQQQNHQRSKQSNILNYLRLHERTHNGEKPYECKQCCKAFSSASSLQRHERTHSGEKPYICKQCTKAFSRASHLRIHEITHSEEKPYECKQCSKAFSLAAHLRIHERTHTGEKPYECKQCNKAFSQGSHLRVHERTHSGEKPYQCKQCSKAFSRASHLQRHERTHSGEKPYECKECSKAFSRTSHLRVHERTHSGEKPYKCKQCTKAFSQVGNLRVHERTHSGVKPYECKQCTKAFSQASNLSVHERTHSGEKPYECKQCTETFSQAGNLRVHERTHSGNPMNVNSRKDRVKSMEPVSPHHDSLWSVLHKLLH, from the exons atggcaATTTCTCAG tgctcagtgacctatgaagatgtaacagtgatattcactcaagaggagtggattctattaaatccttcagagaagaaactctacagagatgtgttGTGGGAAAACTATTGGAATTTTCTCTCAGTAG gaAAATTACTAGAGGAACATTCCACCAATAAGCAGCAGCAAAACCACCAAAGAAGTAAACAAAG TAATATCCTCAATTATCTTCggctacatgaaagaactcacaatggagagaaaccctatgaatgtaaacaatgttgtAAAGCATTCAGTTCGGCCAgtagtcttcagagacatgaaagaactcacagtggagagaaaccctatataTGTAAACAATGTACTAAAGCATTCAGTCGGGCCAGTCATCTTAGGATACATGAAATAACTCACAGtgaagagaaaccctatgaatgtaaacaatgtagtaaagcattcagtttgGCTGCTCATCTTaggatacatgaaagaactcatactggagagaaaccctatgaatgtaaacaatgtaataaAGCTTTCAGCCAGGGCAGTCATCTtagggtacatgaaagaactcacagtggagagaaaccctatcaatgtaaacaatgtagtaaagcattcagtcgggccagtcatcttcagagacatgaaagaactcacagtggagagaaaccctatgaatgtaaagaatgtagtaaagcattcagtagGACCAGTCATCTtagggtacatgaaagaactcacagtggagagaaaccctataaatgtaaacaatgtactaaAGCATTCAGCCAGGTTGGTAATCTtagggtacatgaaagaactcacagtggagtgaaaccctatgaatgtaaacaatgtactaaAGCATTCAGCCAGGCCAGTAATCTTAgtgtacatgaaagaactcacagtggagagaaaccctatgaatgtaaacaatgtactgAAACATTCAGCCAGGCAGGTAATCTtagggtacatgaaagaactcacagtggaaatcctatgaatgtaaacagtagAAAAGATAGAGTAAAATCAATGGAGCCAGTATCACCTCACCATGATTCACTTTGGTCTgtgttacacaagctcctgcactaa